A stretch of DNA from Mycolicibacterium celeriflavum:
TGGTTGCGATACCGGATGACGAGGCGATCGGCTCGCTAATCGGGGAGCGCACCACCGCGATGGCGGATCTGGAACGACACCGCGCCGCTCTCACGGTTTCCGAGGAGCGATTGGGGCTGGCGCGACAAGACCGGGCGCGCGCAGAGGCTGCCTATGAAGCGACGCTCGAGAAAGCTGCTGGCGAATCGCTGAAGGCGGACGACCAGCGGCGGCTCGTCGATCACGTAGATCGCGTGCGGACGACCCTCGCTGAGCTTCGACTGGCCGCGAGTGAGCGCCACCTTGGCCGGATCTCCGAGCTCGTGCTCGACGCGCTTGGACGCCTGCTGCGTAAGGATAATCTCATCACGCAGGTCGACATAGATCCAAAGACCAACATGGTCCAGTTGACTGGCCGCAACGGGGTGCCGCTGCCGGCCAGCGATCTCTCTGCTGGCGAGCGACAGCTGCTGGCAACAGCCTTGCTGTGGGGACTCGCACGTGCGGCCGGTCAGCCGCTCCCCGTTGTCATCGATACACCGCTAGGCCGACTCGATGGATCGCATCGGGAGCATTTGCTGGAACGCTACTTTCCCTTCGCGAGCCATCAGGTTCTCCTGCTGTCGACCGACACCGAAATCGACGACGACGCCTACATCCGGATACAGAAGTACGTCGGCCGCTCCTATCGATTAGTGTTCGATCAGGCGAAGAACGCGACGTCCGTTGCAAGTGGCTACTTCTGGGAGCAGTCATGACGATCGAAAACATCCGGCTTTCCCAGACCGCGCGCGACCAACTCATCACGCTTAAACGGCGAACCGGCATCGCCAACTGGAACATCCTATGCCGGTGGGCATTGTGCCGATCGCTGGCCGAGGAAGCGCAACCACCATCGGTGCAGTTGACGTTGGATAGCACCGTCGAAATGTCGTGGCGCGTGTTCGCCGGCGAACACGGTGACGTCTACTGGGGCCTGGTGCGATACCGGTGCTATGTTGACGGTCTCGCGCTAGATGACGAAACCCTCGCTACGCAATTCCGGCTTCATTTGCATCGGGGCATCGGTTATCTCGTCGGCGACCCCCGCGTCACCGATGTGGCTGGCCTTGCGGGCATCGCGCTCGGCGACGAATCGGCCGCATGACTGATCGGGTCGCCCGACACAAAACGGCGATGAGTCGGGCGGCCCTATCGCGTCCAGTCGCTACTGCAATTCGTGATTCTGTCGTGACCGAGGCGACTTCCGTCTTCGATTACGGTTGCGGCAGAGGCGATGATCTTCGTAACCTGGCCGCGCTTGGGTACACCGTGAACGGGTGGGACCCAACGCATCGCCCGTCAGCTCCGCGGGAGTCCGCTGATGTCGTGAACCTCGGTTACGTGGTCAACGTGATCGAGGACCCGCAAGAACGGGTCGAAACCCTACGGAGCGCTTGGCAGCTCGCAGGCCGCGCCCTTGTCGTGTCGTCGAGACTCACATGGGATGCGCGCAGTCTGTCGGGTCGCCCTCTCGGTGACGGCTTGATGACACGTACCGGCACTTTCCAAAAGCTTTACGAGCAAGCCGAGCTCGGTCGTTGGATAAAGGACACTCTGGGAGCTGAGGTCCATGCTGCTGCGCCGGGTATCTACTACGCGTTTAGAGAGACAACCGATGCGCAGGCGTTCCTTGCCAATAGGGTTCACATTTACAGACCTAGCCTGCAGATAGACCCGCATGAAGTGTACGAGATGAATGTGGGAGCGCTAGAACCGCTTTTGTCATTCATGAAGCTCCATGGCCGAGCCCCGCGAAGCGGCGAGCTCAACAATGATGCAGTATCGGCGATAACGGAGGCGGTCGGCAGCATCGGGCGCGCTCAGCAGCTGATTCGTAAAGTCACTGACGACGAATTCTGGAAGAAGGTGACGATCCATCGGCGCGCTGAACTACTTGTGTATATTGCGCTTTCGCGCTTCAGTGGGCGGCCACGGTTCAACCAGCTTGGGGTAACTCTCGCCACCGACATCCGAACGCTCTTCGGCAAGTATCGGGACGCGTGCCTACAGGCCGACCGCATGCTGTTGGCGTGCGGCGACCCAGCCATCATCCTGGTGAACGCCCGGTCCTCCACGGTAGGCAAGCAGACCCCAAGTGCTCTATACGTGCATCGAAGCGCGCTCGCTGAGCTGCCGCCGATCATGCAGGTGTACGAGGGGTGCGCAAGGGCACTCTCTGGAACTGTCGAGCACGCCAACCTGGTAAAGCTCTCGGTGGCCGAACCACAGATTTCTTACTTGACTTACCCGGGCTTCGACCGGGACGCTCATCCCACTCTCGCGTCGTCGGTGATAGTTAACCTTCGCAAGCTCACTGTCGACTGGCGTGACTACACCCGGTCGCCAAACCCGCCGCTTCTGCATCGCAAGGAAGAGTTTCTCGGAGCCGATCATCCGAGGCGAGTGATGTATTCGAGGCTTACGCGCGCTGAGCAACTGGCAGGGTTGTATGCGCATCCTGAGACGATTGGAACCTCGGAGGGATGGCGTCAGGCGCTGCGCTCCGCGAACGTTTCAGTACATGGTCACCGCCTTCTTCGTCCGACAGTGGGCGGGGCGCCTTCGTGAACGAACGGTGCGGCGGATAAGCAGAACCGCCGCAACGGCGAAACGTTACCCTTATGCCCTCGGAGTGAAGGGGGCGTAGCTTGCTTTACGGAGCGGCTTCTGTCGAGGCTAAGAGCCTCAGTGTTGGTTCGGTTCTCGAGGAGAGGTATCCGATATCGGTGCCTCGATTCCAGCGAGGGTTCGCCTGGAACGACGAGGCAATAGGATTTTTCATCGCTGATATCGAGGCGATACTGCCATCGCCATCTGGAGCAAGCAGTCATTTCTTTGGAGGCATTGTCTGCATAGAATTGACCGATAATCAGCAGGTTCGCCCTCATAGTTATGAAATAGTCGACGGTCAGCAGCGACTTACTACCTTTTTCCTTACGCTCTCATGCATAGTCCGGGTCGGCACCGACCTCGAAGATAGAGCGAGGAGAGCAGGAAATGATTCAGTTGCTCAGCGCGCGAAAACGTTGGTTGACGATACCGTCGAGCGTTATTTAACCTGGAAGCAGGCAGATGTCCAGACTGGGACTACTGAAGTCCGACCTCGCTTAAGTCTGTCCCTAGCCGACGACACACTTTTTCAATATTTATCATTGGGACGTGGAAGTGAACCGCAAGTCGAGCGCGAAAGTCATCGCCTTCTGGTCGATGGTCATGCTGCGTTGCTTGCTATGGTTCGGCGATTCGTGAAAGAGACTGGTCCTCTCAACGATCGTATCGAACGACTTATCCGAGTTCGGAAGGCGATAATCGAAGATTCGCATGTCATTCACATCGTGTCGAAGGAACGCGACCAAGCATACCGCCTGTTCTCTGTTCTCAATCACCGCGGCGAATCGTTATCTGACGCCGATCTGCTGCGAAGCCGGAGCTTGGAGTTGCTCGCGAGTTATACTCTTGAGCACGAATCGACTGCGCTCATCTGGGATGAAATGCTCGGTCATCCTGCGAAGGATGTCGAGAATTTCTTCAAGGCACTCTACCCTTCATATGTCGGTACACGTGCTGTAGGCGATCTCTATGAAGCAATCGAACGAAGATTCTTCCCTTCGAACTCTCCGTCTACCGCCGTGGAGGCCGCGAAAATCGTGGCTACGATCGGAAGCTTCCGCGACGAATTGAACGTCTTCCTCCACTTACTAAAGGGCGCTTGGCCCTACGATCGTGAGCCAGGTAAACCCCGCGATGTTCGATCCTGGCAGATGGACAGGCTTCGGCGCCTAATTACCACGTTGAAGCACGAGTTGTGCCTTCCTGTGTTGCTCGCCGGTGCGCGGTCGTTGCCCGAGAAGATGTTTGCAGAGCTTGTTTACCTGATCGAGATTTTCGCGTTTCGATACAAAATAATCTGCAATGGTCACGCAACCAGACCGGCTAATATTTATTACTCAGAAGCGGCCTTGATGCGCGAGTCGGCTAACGGACATTCCTACACGTTGTCATCTTTGAGATCGGAATTGAGAAAGCTTATAGAAAAACATGCCGGCGATATATTATTTCGACAACTACTCATCGAGAATCTCAGATATAATAATTCGAGTCAGCGAGCGAATATTCGAGAATTCCTGACAACCCTTGAAGACCATCGCAGCTGGTTGACTACGACTCCGAGAAACTCCACAGCGCGGCCACGTCCTAGTATGGAAAAAGTTATCGACTTAGGCGATGCCACGATTGAGCACATCTACCCCCAAAATGCGAAGACCAACGACAAAGATAACGACATTGAACCACTTAAACAAACGCTAGGAAACCTGACTTTCTTTGGCAGCCACGACAACGTCGCAGCATCTAACAAGTCCTTCACCGAGAAGCGCGTCGCGAATTATGCGTCGAGCGCCGTCGCGATGACAGCCGATCTTGCACTGTTGCCGAGTTGGACGGTGAACTCGGTAAGCGCACGCGAACAACTGATGTTGGATGCAGCGGTGCGGGTCTTTACTATCTGAATGGTCATAGCATAAACGCTGCGACACGAATTCGCCCTTCCGCCCGGCGCGCACATGCTTCTTGGAGCTGCTTCGAGGCCGTGAAACCTTCGACAGACTAGTAATCTTTGCGGACGGTTCGGGGAACGATTCAGGTCTCGTATCTCACGGAGGATTATGAGGTCGATCCCAATGCGCCCGCGTTCGAACTCGCTGACGCCCATCGACGCGCTCAGCAACGAGACCATTGACGACACAGTTATCCACCGTCATCAAGCTGTCCACACAATCGCCTATGTTGAGCAGCCGCCCGCACCCTACTAGATGGCGCTCATCGGAGTTCCACAGGTGTGCTCTCTGAAATTCCTCACCTGTCAGACCTGTGAGCAGCGTTCAGTGTAGTTGTTGGCACGTGCCGGTCGTGGTTCGGCGCAGGATTTTGGCGGCGGCCTGGTGGTCACGTAGGCGGTAGGACTCGCCGTCGAGGACCACCGACGGAACGCAAAGCTGCAGTTGACCGTCGTTCTGGCTCCGGCGGAGGCTGTCCCCGGGTTGTATGTGCATCCTGATCACCGCCGTCGACGGCGGCGGCCGGTTGTTCGGAGTGAGTTGGATGTCTAGTGATGATGACCGCATATCTAGTGTTATATGCCGCATGAGTCGCTGTATTTGGGATATTGATCGCTATCTCGCTGTATCTACAGTCGTCGATCGCCGACACGCGGCAGTAAATAATAGACGCCACGGATGGAGGGGCTTAGGCTCGGGCGTGGGAGGTGAGGCCGGTGAGCGACATGACACGGCTTCGGGCGCTGACCGAGGCGGGTTGTTGCATCCGAATCCGGATGGGGTGTTGGCGCCGTTGTTCACCGGCGAGTCAGGTTTCTTTCTGGCCTCCGACAAGGTGCAGGTGAAGTACGAGATGTTGCGGGCGCGTCTGGTGGACGGCCTGCCGGTATCGGAAGTTGCTGCAGCACACGGCTATTCGCGCGCAGCGTTCTATCTGGTGGCGGCGGCGTTCGACCAGTCGGGGATGGCCGGACTGGTGGACGAGCGGCGGGGCCGTCGCGGACCGATCAAGCTGCGCCCGGAGATCGTGGAGTTCATCCGCGCCGACGCCGGGTCGGGGGCCCAGATCGCCGAACAGGTGGCCGACCGGTTCGGGTGCGGTTGCACCGGCGCACCATCGAGCGGGTGCGCGGCCGGTGAGCGCCCGGTCGTTCTGGCCGCCGGTCGAAGCGGCGCAGGTCGACTACGAAACACTGCGCGCGCACGTGCTCGAGCACTCCCGGCTACCGGCAGGTCTGGCTGCGGCCCGGTTCGCCCGCCGCGACCTGACGGGGTTGATCGCGTGGCCCAGCGCCGAGCCGGTGTTCGTCGCCGAACTCCTCGCCGCTGCCCGTCCGGCATGGACACCGCACGAGGATCCGCGCGTGTCGGCACTGGCCGCGGGCTATCAGTTCCTGCTCGACGCCGCCGCACGCGTGGATTCGGTTGCTGCACTGGCACTACCGGGGACAGGCCTGCGGTGAGGGCGGCGCTGTATGCGCGGGTGTCCACCGAGCGCCAAGCCGATCGCGGCACCATCGGCTCACAGCTGGCGCTGCTGCGCGATCACATCACCGCCGCCGGTGACGAGCTGGTTGGCGAGTACGTCGACGACGGGCATTCCGGCGCCCGACTGGACCGCCCCGGCCTGGACGCGTTACGTGATGCCGCCGAGGCCGGGCTCGTGGAACGGGTGTGGTGCCTGTCGCCGGACCGGCTCGCCCGCGCCTACGCATACCAGGTGCTGGTGCTCGACGAGCTGGACCGCTTCGGGGTCACCGTGGCATTCACCGACTCGCCTGGGCTGGCCGCCGACGACCCGCAAGCCACCCTGCTCACCCAGGTCCAAGGCGTGATCGCCGAATACGAGAAAGCCAAGATCGCCGAACGATACCGGCGCGGCAAACTGTTCCGAGCCCGCGCCGGCGAGATCGTCACCTGGAAAGCCTCCTACGGCTACCGCCGCATTCCCCAGCCCCGCCACCGGCCAGGCCCACCACGAGGTCTACGAGCCCGAGGCCGCGGTGGTGCGGCGGATCTTCACCGACCGCGCCGCCGGCATCACCGTGCGCGAAATCTGTCGCCGGCTCAACGCCGACGGGGTGCCCTCGCCGACCGGCAAACCCACCTGGGGCCATTCCACGCTCAGCCGGCTGCTGCGCAACGAGGCCTACATCGGCCGGGTGTACTACAACCGCACCGAATCGGTGCCCGACCGGCGCCCCACCCGCCGCAACCGACAGGTCCCGCGCGACCGCGACGAATGGATCCCCATCGAATGCCCCCGGATCATCTCCGACGAGCTGTTCCAGGCCGCAAGCCGAGTCGCCACCGACAACAGCAAGTGGAGCCCGCGCCGCGCCGAACCCGGCCAGTGGCTGCTCAAAGGCCTTGTCAAATGCGGTGTTTGCGGTGTCGGCACCAACTGCCACAAGATGCGCGGCCGCAACGGGACCTGGCACCGCTACTACTACTGCCGCAACCACGACCCGCTGCGCGCCGGCGGCGAACAACACCGCTGCCCCGAACGCAACATCCGCGCCGACGCGCTCGACACATTCGTGTTCGACCACATTCGCGCCGCGATCACCCACCCCGACCAACTACTGGCCGGCGAACAAGCGGTCACCCTGCACACGCCCATCCCCGACGACGAACTCCTCAGCGCCGAACTGGCCCGGCTGGACCGAAAGATCGACGCCGCCGACGCCGAACGGCGCCGCCTGATCGACCTCTACCAGGGTGGGTTTATCGAACTTCCCGAAATGCAGCGCCGCGCCACCGAAGTCGCCGCACGCCGAAAAGAGCTGCAGCACAAGCGAACCAGCCTCGCTCACGAACGAACTGCGCTCGCCCGCGACAACCAGCTCCGCCGCCGCGTCCACGATTTCGCCGCCCGCATCCACGCCGTCATCGACACTCTCGACGACATCCAGAAACAACAGCTGTTGCGCCTACTCGTCGAAGACGTACGGGTCACCGGCTGGCACGTCCAGATCCGGCTCCGCATCGCGCTGGACCCGCCACCACCCGACCCGCCACAGCCGACCAGCCCAACAGGCAAACCGTTGCCAGTCCCGCACCCAGTGTCAACCCAAGACCGTTTGCGTTCCGTTAGTGTTGATGACCACGGAGCGGTGCAGCAGGCGGTCGAGCATGGCGGCTGCGACAGTGGTGTCGCCGAGGCTGTCGCCCGAGGCACCCGCGCCGCGGTTGGTGGTGATGACGATGCTGGCCTTCAGATAGCGTTGGGAGACAACCTGAAACAGCGCTGAGGCGGCCTCCGCCGGTTGCGGTAGATACCCCATTTCATCGCTCGCCAGCAGGGTCGGCCCGGCGTAGAAACACATGGTGGTTGCCCAGCGCCCCTCGATCGCGGCGCGGTGGCAACGGGCAGCAAGGTCGGCGGCGGTGGTATCGGTTGCCCTTCTCGGCGGAGCCACACGCGTGGGGAATTTCGATGAGCGTCAGTGGGGAATTTCAGCGAGCGCGGTCAACGGACGTCCCCTCGGAACGTGTTAGCATCGCCGAAGCCAGCGGGCAACATTGGGAATGGTTCAATCTCGCGGCGATGAACTCTAGACGATGGACGGTGTAGACGTCCAGCCCGAGCATCGGACCGGTCTCGGAGATGCCGACTATGAAGTGGCGCTTCGCGAGCGGCTGCAGCACGCTAATATTTGCGCCAGCGGCTCGTCGACCTGATCGACACTCACGAGTTCATCCGGATTCTGGACTAGGTCAATGACGCCTGCGAAGAACTCGATGTTGACCCCCGCGGTCTGTTCCTCACAAGCGATCCGAGCGACTGTCGCCAACGGACAATTTCAGAGTTCATCTTGCTCCGACGCAAGGTGCGCCACGGCGGCCATGGAGCCGGTCGGCGTCTGGCATTGGGAATCGCGGTATAGATAGGCTTTCCCTCTATCTAGCCGGATCTAGTTCGGGAGAGCTGCGAGTTCAGTTCCTATTGAGACCGAACCTCCGTGTTAGCAGGACGTCCTTCCAATAACTCTCACGAGCCAGTACTTCCTCGTCAGCGGTTCGCATGGACCAAAATTCGAGAAGCGCGAAGTGGAGGTTTCGACGCGCATAGTCCGGCCCCTTCTGGCCGACGAGGTCACGCAACGCGATATTGCCGCCATGCAACGAGTCGACGTATTGGCACAACCTCGCCCAAATTCCGGTGTCGCCGTAAGCCGAACCCACGTATGCCTGGCCGGTTTGCTGGTCGTGGATGACGTATACGCCTTTCATGAATTGGAGCGCTCCACGCCAATCGGTCCAGTCCTGCTTCACCGCAGTCTCCAGCACTCCGAACGAATGATTGATTCGGTCATGTCCAGGGAAAGGCTCACCAGCATATGGAAGTTCGAGCACCGACACGACTTCCATCTGATCCAGATAGTTCTCCATATTCAGTCGCACTGACCGTCCCGGCGGTTTGAAGGAGATGACGAGGCGCTTGATGTAAGCCCCGAGAAGATCATCACGCCGGATGATGTCGTACGACCCTTCGCCCGGCACTGGGCGGCGACCGACGACTTCGAAGACGCCTCCGAACAGCCAGTGTGTGGACGGTCGGCGATACCGGGCGAGCGAAAAAATGTATTGGCGATTGAAGTCGTCGCGTGCGGTACGTCGACGGTTCCAGCCGACCCATTCATCCCACGAGCGAGCCAGCACGTCAATCGGCTGATCCTTCTGGTCGAACACCGCGCAGTGAAGTTTGCACGCCCTCGGGTCGAGGCCGCCAAGCAGGCTGCTGAGCGCGATGGCTGACATGTCTAGAACGTAGCAATCCGCGGAGATTCCCCTAGCCGATGTCGTTAAACCCGCGCACCGGCTTCGTGCCATCGAAGGCATGCCAGCGACTCGGGATTCGTCGAAGTGGGAAACTGGGCCTGTGGTCCGCACAGGCGCTCGGGCGAAGGCACTGCAAAGCCTGATGGTTCGCGCGGGTTTCCGCGCGATGGCTACTACCCCGCCAGCGCCCCGACTTCGTGCACTTCCCGTGCCAGCTCGCAACCAGGTGGTTGAGTTGTTCGAGATTCTGGGCGGGCGCACGCCGATGCCGCCGTTGCGGCCCGGCGCATGGGACCTCGCATTCGACGCGGGGGTTGTAGTGGAACTCGATGAGGAGCTGCATTTCAATCGCTATCGGGCGAAAGTATTGCAAACTTCATGGGCATCCGACCTGCCTTGGCACCGCGTGTATCTCGCCCATTGTCGTGATCGAGAACAGGAGTGCCTCGCAGCTGGTAAGTGGGGCAAGCGGTGGACGAACCCCTCTTGCGAAGCGGTGTTCGGACCGCCCGGCGCACCCGGTGACCTAGTCGGGACGGGATCGCCTCGATGGAAGCAGCGCGCACTCTACGACGCGGTCAAAGATGTCGCCGGGTTGCACTCGCCGAACCTTCGGCTCTGTAGGCTCTCAATCTGGGACCGTGTCGGCGACACCAGCCTCGGCGCCGCGCTCGCCGGAGCAGTCATCAATCTCCGTGATTTTTCTGACTTCGTCGGACGTCGAACAATTTTGGCAGCATCGCCGCCGAGGTAGGGAGCGCAATACCGGGGCCGGTCGCGTCCGCGGCGACCGGGACTCGCCGGCGTCCCTGGCATCACGATGAGACCCGGGCACCGAACATGAACTCGATCTGGGTTCGCGTTGCTCAGCTGGCGACAAACAGTCGGTCTTCGAGCAGCAACGTTGGCGGCGAGCCGGAGTGGTCGGCGCTGGCGAGTTCGGCGAGCAATTCCGCGGCCAGCGTCGGCTCGTTGCGCGCATTGGTCATTAGCGCGGCATCAGACAACGGTGTCGCCGGCCAGGGAACCGGTAGTGCGAGCGAAGCTTTCGGCCGTACCGCGTCCAGGCGGTGGATCTTGGCCGGGTCGTTTTGGAGCAGACTCTCGGTGAGCGCCGCATCGTCTTCGAGTACGGCGAGGATGTTTCGTAGCAGTTGTGCGCGGGCTTCGGCGTTGCCGGCGACGTGCAATTGGCGCTCGATGATTGGGTGAGGTGCCGGGCGATGGTGGGCGCCTGCTCGGCCTCGTCGCCCGAGTTGATGTCGGGGTGATACTCAGGATGCTGAGCCAGAGCGGCACTCAGCCGATCGGTGAGCAAAGATTCGTAGAGGCCGGCTTCCACGCCGGCAGGTTAGCGCATGAGGGTGACACATTGAGTTTGTTTGTATCGTCCCCTCCCCATACGGTGCGTTTAACATCGGGAGGGCACGTGCGGTAAGCGCACTGCCGTTAAGACAGGTCATTCACCGTGTCTCCTATGACGCGGGTGGGCACGGTACTCCATGGATTGCGTGCGTCGCGACGGCAAACGCTTCGCAAATTGGTATGCCGTGAGGTACAGCACTGCGAAAAGTCCTGCTGTGATGAGTGTGCCGATTCCGAACTGTATGTGCTGACCGCGGGCGATTCCATAGCCCCAACTCGCATCGCCGTAGCCGGTCGTAACTGCGAGAAAGACGAGAAAGGCGATCCCAATCGCCGCCACCCACCACTCGCCTTTGCCGGTCACAAACGCGATGGTGTTACCGGAGGAAATGATCATCAGACCAACGATCATCCACCACATCTTGGTCGCGGAGAGGAGGCCACTATAAGAATCTGGAGCAGCGTCCCGGCCTGCATCCCTTGTGTAAGTAGGGTTTTCCGTCGTCGGGTGTTCGGGATCAGGTTCGCTGTCCTGCACGGTCATTGCATAGACCTTGCCGCGTAATTTGATGTACGGCGTGTAGGCGTACGCGATCACCGTCATCACGCCCAACACGACGAGGGCGAATCCCAAACCCTTTCGCCAATCCGGTTGAACCGACAAGAGTCCGGCTATCGCGGCAACGACAGCGCAACTCCAATAGATGCGTCGCTGCGAACTTCGGTCATGAATTAAGAACGACTGAACAAACGAAACGACGAAACATGCAACGATAATCAGAAAGAAGAAGTCGGACACTGCCCTACTTGCCCATCGTCCAATTCACGAACTTTTCGCCTCCGATTCCGCCGCCAATTGCGCCGAGAAATCCGACAATGAGCGTACCTTGGGGCCCTACGAAGGATCCCCATGCCGCACCGGCCGCCCACCCGCCGAGTATCGATCCCGCGGTGCGGCCACCAAACTGTGCAAGTTCCTCGTCAGCCGGTGCACCTTGAGTCCAGTCGTAGATCGAAGTCAGGGCATCGACTCCAGTGCCAGCCCACCCGAGCTTCGAGCCGAATCCTTTGAGCGCTTCGATGTCGGCATGCGACCAGACCGGGGCGGTGCCCCAATGGCTGCCGCCTGGGAGCGCGCCAGCGTGAGCCTTCGCACCCTCGCCTAGCGCACCGGCGTGGTTGGCCGCGCCTCCTGCTATATCCCTGAATACTTCGCTGGGCGCCTTTCCATTTCCTATTTCGTTCGCTGCACGGGTGGCTCCGTCCGGCGATACCCCGGCCTGTTCGAGCGTGGTCTTGAGTCGGTCTAGCACCATTACCCGTCCATTCGCCTCCCACTCATTGAGCAATTGAGTGGCCTGGTCGGGCGTCAACGGAGATCTGCCAAGCAGCGCATTGGGTGACTCCAACAGCTGCTGCATTTGAAGTCTCGCCTGGGCTCGGGTGCGAGCGTCGCCACCCAAGACGGTGTCGGTGGGCAACGGGCCGGAGAACTGTGCCATGCGGTGGTCGTTCAGTCGCTCTCCCGCAAGCCGTACTTCGTCGACACCGGCTGTGGGATTGTTGATGGTCGAGTAATCGCGGAGGCGTCCAGCAGCAGCATTCTTTTCCGGCGTCCATGGTCCAGGCGAATTGACCAGCGACTCGTCTGCCGCGCGCCGGCTCTCTCCGTAACTGTCGGCCTCAGCGTGCGACTGTTCATTTCTCGACACGTCGCCCTCGCCGTCGACGGGTGCCGTCGGCTCTGGTGTGTAGCCCTCGGCCGCCATCTCAAGCTGTGACGCGTCGAGTCGCTCCGAATACGCATCGCGGACTGACTGCACCTCCTGCAGTGCTTGTTCTGTCGCGGCGATTGCGGCCTGCTTCAGTTCCGACCAGTCGACCTCTTGGCCGTTAGCCGCCGCCAGGGCGATCTCACGGTCGATTTGGTCGTCGATCGTGCGCAGCCTGGTCTCAAGATTGCTGACCGAAATGTCGCCGCCGCGCTGCGCCTCAGCCAAAGAAGCCGAAATGTTTTGCAAATCAACTGCAATTCGGCCCAAATGGTCGCGGCTGAGATGCAGCGACTCGGTTGCCCGCCGAACCTCATCGGAATCGTTGATTGGATGGTCGCCGCCGTCCTGGCGGTCCCAGGCGACGTCGAACCGCTGCTTGGCGAGGTTGAACTCCTCGCTAGTCTCCTGGCTACAGACCCCGGCCTCGTAGAACGCACTCGCCAACTCGCTTATCTCACCCGGGGATCCGCTCTGGAGCGTCTTATTCAGCTGCCACGGATCACCACCTGCGGCACCGGTCAGCTCATGGACATCGAGATGCTTTAGCAGAATCGACATTCGACATCAGGCGAAATCGCGTCCGGCCGCGTTCAGCGCCGATTCGCTTGCCTCGTCCTGCTTCACGAAGAGGGCAACAGCCGAGTTTGCCTTCTCGGACAATGCAGCCAACTCTGCACGGTGACCCCGCATCGTAGTGACGTGCACGACGTGTGCGCGACAAAGGACGCGGTGGAATCCATGAGCCGCGTCAAAGTCACCGAAGATCCCTGCCGTTAGCTGTGCCGAAGCGAACTGATTTGCACCTCGTTGTGCGATCTCACCGGCGCTTCCGGAAAAGTCTGCACCGCAGCGCAGCAGATCGGTATCGACAAACATCTGATCTCCTCAAGCCATTACGGCCACTATACCGGCGGTGGTTTGCTCATCCGTGCACGCATTGTGTGTCAGCTGTCTACTCCAGCCATACAAAATGGTGGCAGCCCGCCGAAGACCTTCCGCCGAGTTCAGCAAATGCATGACGCGATGAGATCCTCGCCGAACCGACTTCAGACGACCAAAGAGCCGGTCGGCGTCTCGGACCGCGATCAGCGAAGGTAAGTCTGCCCCTCCCGCGGGTATCCGCCGCCGTCCGTAGCGATGTGGACATGGTCGTAATGATTGGCGGTGTCCCCGCCGCGGTCCGACATCGTTCTCTTCGAGCCGTTGGGCCGGTAGATGGTTTGCCGCCAGATGACGTGGTTCAGGTCGAAGCGCTCCGCGTTCTGCAGGACATACGCGAGCACACTGTCGCCGAGCGCAATTCCGGCGGCGGAGCGCGGATTCGGGATCATCACGTCGATCGCCATCCCGTGCGGATGCCATTTCAACGGATCCGAACGCACTCCGCCGATATCGAGGATCTCGGGAAACTTCGCGCTGACCGAGCGGGCAGCCAAGATGGTTTTGACC
This window harbors:
- the dndE gene encoding DNA sulfur modification protein DndE translates to MTIENIRLSQTARDQLITLKRRTGIANWNILCRWALCRSLAEEAQPPSVQLTLDSTVEMSWRVFAGEHGDVYWGLVRYRCYVDGLALDDETLATQFRLHLHRGIGYLVGDPRVTDVAGLAGIALGDESAA
- a CDS encoding DNA phosphorothioation-associated putative methyltransferase translates to MTDRVARHKTAMSRAALSRPVATAIRDSVVTEATSVFDYGCGRGDDLRNLAALGYTVNGWDPTHRPSAPRESADVVNLGYVVNVIEDPQERVETLRSAWQLAGRALVVSSRLTWDARSLSGRPLGDGLMTRTGTFQKLYEQAELGRWIKDTLGAEVHAAAPGIYYAFRETTDAQAFLANRVHIYRPSLQIDPHEVYEMNVGALEPLLSFMKLHGRAPRSGELNNDAVSAITEAVGSIGRAQQLIRKVTDDEFWKKVTIHRRAELLVYIALSRFSGRPRFNQLGVTLATDIRTLFGKYRDACLQADRMLLACGDPAIILVNARSSTVGKQTPSALYVHRSALAELPPIMQVYEGCARALSGTVEHANLVKLSVAEPQISYLTYPGFDRDAHPTLASSVIVNLRKLTVDWRDYTRSPNPPLLHRKEEFLGADHPRRVMYSRLTRAEQLAGLYAHPETIGTSEGWRQALRSANVSVHGHRLLRPTVGGAPS
- a CDS encoding DUF262 domain-containing protein, producing MLYGAASVEAKSLSVGSVLEERYPISVPRFQRGFAWNDEAIGFFIADIEAILPSPSGASSHFFGGIVCIELTDNQQVRPHSYEIVDGQQRLTTFFLTLSCIVRVGTDLEDRARRAGNDSVAQRAKTLVDDTVERYLTWKQADVQTGTTEVRPRLSLSLADDTLFQYLSLGRGSEPQVERESHRLLVDGHAALLAMVRRFVKETGPLNDRIERLIRVRKAIIEDSHVIHIVSKERDQAYRLFSVLNHRGESLSDADLLRSRSLELLASYTLEHESTALIWDEMLGHPAKDVENFFKALYPSYVGTRAVGDLYEAIERRFFPSNSPSTAVEAAKIVATIGSFRDELNVFLHLLKGAWPYDREPGKPRDVRSWQMDRLRRLITTLKHELCLPVLLAGARSLPEKMFAELVYLIEIFAFRYKIICNGHATRPANIYYSEAALMRESANGHSYTLSSLRSELRKLIEKHAGDILFRQLLIENLRYNNSSQRANIREFLTTLEDHRSWLTTTPRNSTARPRPSMEKVIDLGDATIEHIYPQNAKTNDKDNDIEPLKQTLGNLTFFGSHDNVAASNKSFTEKRVANYASSAVAMTADLALLPSWTVNSVSAREQLMLDAAVRVFTI
- a CDS encoding GIY-YIG nuclease family protein is translated as MSAIALSSLLGGLDPRACKLHCAVFDQKDQPIDVLARSWDEWVGWNRRRTARDDFNRQYIFSLARYRRPSTHWLFGGVFEVVGRRPVPGEGSYDIIRRDDLLGAYIKRLVISFKPPGRSVRLNMENYLDQMEVVSVLELPYAGEPFPGHDRINHSFGVLETAVKQDWTDWRGALQFMKGVYVIHDQQTGQAYVGSAYGDTGIWARLCQYVDSLHGGNIALRDLVGQKGPDYARRNLHFALLEFWSMRTADEEVLARESYWKDVLLTRRFGLNRN
- a CDS encoding DUF7255 family protein; this encodes MFEILGGRTPMPPLRPGAWDLAFDAGVVVELDEELHFNRYRAKVLQTSWASDLPWHRVYLAHCRDREQECLAAGKWGKRWTNPSCEAVFGPPGAPGDLVGTGSPRWKQRALYDAVKDVAGLHSPNLRLCRLSIWDRVGDTSLGAALAGAVINLRDFSDFVGRRTILAASPPR